The following proteins are co-located in the Motilibacter rhizosphaerae genome:
- a CDS encoding GAF domain-containing protein, translated as MTTKVELAELRRLEAATAYDLGDAALRAELDALAAFTAAALEAPIALVTLVLDSSVVIAGSYGVKPDCAFAGPAGYPVDWSFCAFTVKARGAYVVSDTAASPVHAGNWLVEASSLASYAGAPVIDEAGEVLGAHCVHTHQPRVYRPEDIDLLRAGAARARRVLARHRR; from the coding sequence ATGACGACGAAGGTGGAGCTCGCCGAGCTCCGCCGGCTCGAGGCCGCCACCGCGTACGACCTCGGGGACGCGGCGCTGCGCGCGGAGCTGGACGCCCTCGCCGCCTTCACGGCCGCGGCGCTCGAGGCCCCGATCGCGCTCGTCACGCTCGTCCTCGACAGCTCCGTCGTCATCGCCGGGTCGTACGGCGTGAAGCCGGACTGCGCGTTCGCCGGCCCGGCGGGCTACCCGGTCGACTGGTCGTTCTGCGCGTTCACGGTCAAGGCGCGCGGCGCGTACGTCGTCTCCGACACGGCGGCGAGCCCGGTCCACGCCGGCAACTGGTTGGTCGAGGCGAGCTCGCTCGCGAGCTACGCGGGTGCCCCGGTCATCGACGAGGCGGGCGAGGTCCTCGGCGCGCACTGCGTCCACACCCACCAGCCGCGGGTCTACCGCCCGGAGGACATCGACCTGCTCCGCGCCGGTGCGGCCCGCGCGCGCCGGGTGCTCGCCCGGCACCGCCGCTAG